In the genome of Hyphobacterium sp. CCMP332, one region contains:
- the eno gene encoding phosphopyruvate hydratase, producing MSIIESVFARQIFDSRGNPTVEVDVMTSSGFMGRAAVPSGASTGVHEAVELRDGGKEYMGKGVLKAVENVNADIAQELVGQYIFDQTLIDQIMISLDGTENKSKLGANAILGVSLASAKAAALEAGLPLFRYIGGVNGNILPVPMMNILNGGSHADNSIDFQEFMIMPIGAETFTHAMRMGSEIFHNLKSVLKAAGLSTNVGDEGGFAPNIKSNEEAIEVVLKAIEKAGFKPGDDVMIAMDAASSEFYDDENGVYHFKKSDGRKLNSDEMAEYWDSWINKYPIASIEDGMAEDDWDGWKKHTALSGNKIQLVGDDLFVTNVKRLQKGIDSNIGNSILIKVNQIGTLTETINAINLAHKNKYKCVMSHRSGETEDNTIADLAVALNTGQIKTGSASRSDRMAKYNQLLRIEEDLGDTAIFPGKNY from the coding sequence ATGAGCATAATAGAAAGTGTTTTTGCAAGACAAATTTTTGATTCAAGAGGTAACCCAACCGTGGAAGTGGATGTAATGACCTCGAGTGGATTTATGGGAAGAGCTGCCGTGCCTTCTGGTGCTTCCACAGGAGTACATGAAGCTGTTGAACTAAGGGATGGAGGTAAGGAGTACATGGGAAAAGGAGTCCTAAAGGCTGTAGAAAATGTCAATGCTGATATTGCTCAGGAATTGGTAGGACAATACATATTTGATCAGACTTTGATTGATCAAATAATGATAAGTCTTGACGGGACAGAAAACAAAAGTAAACTAGGTGCCAATGCTATTCTCGGAGTATCCCTGGCCTCGGCAAAAGCAGCAGCGCTCGAAGCGGGTTTGCCATTATTTAGATATATAGGGGGGGTAAATGGCAATATATTACCCGTGCCAATGATGAATATTCTCAACGGAGGCAGTCATGCCGATAATTCTATCGATTTCCAGGAATTTATGATAATGCCCATTGGTGCTGAAACTTTTACTCATGCAATGAGAATGGGCTCTGAAATATTTCACAATTTAAAAAGTGTGCTTAAAGCAGCGGGTTTATCAACCAATGTAGGAGATGAAGGTGGTTTTGCACCAAATATAAAAAGTAATGAAGAGGCCATTGAAGTTGTATTAAAGGCAATCGAAAAAGCTGGATTTAAACCGGGGGATGATGTAATGATTGCTATGGATGCGGCCAGTTCTGAATTTTATGATGATGAAAATGGTGTATATCATTTTAAAAAATCCGATGGAAGAAAGCTGAATTCAGATGAGATGGCGGAATACTGGGATTCCTGGATAAATAAGTATCCGATTGCATCAATCGAAGATGGAATGGCAGAAGATGACTGGGATGGATGGAAAAAACATACAGCTTTATCGGGCAACAAAATACAGCTTGTTGGGGATGATCTTTTCGTAACCAATGTAAAAAGATTACAAAAGGGCATTGATTCTAATATAGGTAACTCAATTCTAATTAAAGTAAACCAAATTGGGACCTTAACAGAGACAATTAATGCCATTAATCTTGCTCATAAAAACAAGTACAAATGTGTTATGTCACACAGATCCGGTGAGACTGAAGACAATACAATTGCAGATTTGGCAGTTGCATTGAATACCGGACAAATCAAGACTGGTTCGGCATCAAGATCGGATAGAATGGCAAAATACAATCAACTTCTACGTATAGAAGAAGACCTTGGTGATACAGCCATATTTCCGGGTAAAAATTATTGA
- a CDS encoding septum formation initiator family protein codes for MLDKIPPIFKNFYFLASAAFIVWMSFFDSNDFFTLYGLNKKISDLESDKNYYIEKIDEVKKDREELLSDSELLERFARERYLMKKESEDLYVIIPEN; via the coding sequence ATGCTCGACAAAATTCCCCCGATATTTAAGAATTTTTATTTTCTTGCATCTGCTGCATTTATAGTTTGGATGAGCTTTTTTGACTCTAATGATTTCTTTACTTTATACGGTCTGAATAAGAAAATTAGTGATCTTGAATCAGATAAGAATTACTACATAGAAAAAATTGATGAGGTCAAAAAGGATAGGGAAGAGCTACTTAGTGATTCTGAACTTCTTGAAAGATTTGCAAGAGAACGATATCTCATGAAAAAAGAATCCGAGGATCTTTATGTAATAATTCCCGAAAATTAA
- a CDS encoding Ldh family oxidoreductase — MEKLFKDGELKQFCKEVFLYMGCSENDAELSSDVLISADLRGVDSHGVARLSGYFRLWESNRINTKPEIKTIWETPSTASIDADRALGLVSSPFAMDIAIKKAKDVGTGWVSVQNSNHFGIAAYHAMRALKEDMIGIALTNASALVSPTFSKDRLLGTNPICVVIPANKENAFVADMATTTAANGKLEILQRKKINAPEGWMQDKDGNPSIDPNELKNGGAMLPLGGDRIHGSHKGYALGAIVDIFSAVLSGANYGPWVPPFVSFLPVPDNPVGKGIGHFFGAMRIDAFRAPDEFKNHMDNWIRTFKNSSRINENQEVIIPGEPEIALEKERKEKGIPLLYKVIEDLKGISAKSKVAFPD; from the coding sequence ATGGAAAAGCTATTTAAAGATGGTGAATTAAAGCAATTCTGTAAAGAAGTGTTTTTATACATGGGCTGTTCAGAAAATGATGCTGAACTATCTTCTGATGTCTTAATTTCAGCGGATCTTCGCGGCGTTGACTCTCATGGAGTGGCAAGACTCTCAGGTTATTTTCGACTTTGGGAAAGCAATCGCATTAATACCAAACCGGAAATTAAAACTATTTGGGAAACACCCAGCACTGCAAGTATAGATGCAGACAGAGCATTGGGATTGGTTTCATCACCATTTGCGATGGATATAGCTATTAAAAAGGCAAAAGATGTAGGTACGGGTTGGGTTTCCGTACAAAATTCAAATCATTTTGGTATCGCTGCCTATCACGCAATGAGAGCATTAAAAGAGGACATGATTGGAATCGCCCTTACTAATGCAAGTGCCTTGGTATCTCCGACGTTTTCAAAAGACCGATTGTTGGGGACCAATCCCATCTGCGTCGTTATTCCCGCCAATAAGGAGAATGCCTTTGTTGCGGATATGGCTACAACAACTGCAGCAAATGGCAAGCTTGAAATATTACAAAGAAAAAAAATAAATGCTCCAGAAGGATGGATGCAAGACAAAGACGGGAATCCTTCGATCGATCCCAATGAATTGAAAAACGGAGGTGCTATGTTGCCGCTGGGAGGAGATAGAATACACGGCAGTCATAAGGGATATGCTTTGGGAGCCATAGTTGATATTTTTTCTGCAGTTTTATCAGGGGCAAATTACGGGCCTTGGGTGCCTCCTTTTGTAAGCTTCCTTCCAGTACCCGATAATCCTGTTGGAAAAGGCATTGGACATTTTTTTGGTGCAATGAGAATTGACGCATTTAGGGCACCTGATGAGTTCAAAAATCACATGGATAATTGGATTAGAACTTTTAAAAATTCTTCGCGTATCAATGAAAATCAGGAAGTAATTATACCCGGAGAACCCGAAATTGCTTTGGAAAAAGAGAGGAAAGAAAAAGGAATTCCTTTATTATATAAAGTTATTGAGGATTTAAAAGGGATTTCAGCAAAAAGCAAAGTAGCCTTCCCTGATTAA
- a CDS encoding phosphatase yields MKAFIDLGTNTFHCKIVSFEDTGFNEIYYHKIFVKIGEGISKNILTAKAIQRAKIALMYFQEKIEFYEVKEVLAVGTSALRNANNKHELVDQMKDWNWNVEIIGGEREAELIFKGILLDSKIPDSQVSLTMDIGGGSVEFIIADQDKIKWSQSFEIGAQRLKDQYHSEDPINNNNIKALFEYLETILKPLKIAIQNYQPQILIGSSGTFDTLLSISRQTEKTRDNFLKNSDFLKINHTFINSNLSQRLKIKGMVRDRAEMIVTASLLVDFVLKILPVVGFYVSSNSLKEGLIYEEIQLIKANGKAI; encoded by the coding sequence TTGAAGGCATTTATAGATCTGGGGACTAATACATTTCATTGTAAAATCGTGTCATTCGAGGACACCGGTTTCAATGAAATCTATTACCATAAAATCTTTGTTAAAATCGGTGAAGGAATTTCAAAAAATATCCTTACAGCCAAAGCAATTCAAAGAGCGAAAATAGCTTTAATGTATTTTCAGGAAAAAATTGAATTCTACGAAGTAAAGGAAGTTTTGGCTGTAGGCACAAGCGCATTGCGAAATGCCAACAACAAACATGAGCTTGTAGACCAGATGAAAGATTGGAACTGGAATGTTGAAATAATAGGAGGAGAGAGAGAGGCTGAATTAATTTTTAAAGGAATTTTACTTGATTCAAAAATACCAGATTCTCAGGTTTCATTGACGATGGATATTGGAGGTGGCAGTGTGGAATTTATCATTGCAGATCAGGACAAAATAAAATGGTCACAGAGTTTTGAAATTGGAGCGCAAAGGCTAAAAGATCAATATCATTCCGAGGACCCGATAAATAATAATAACATCAAGGCACTTTTTGAGTATCTTGAAACTATCCTCAAACCATTAAAAATCGCCATTCAAAATTACCAGCCTCAAATTCTAATAGGTAGTTCCGGCACATTTGATACACTACTAAGCATTAGCAGACAAACCGAAAAAACAAGAGATAATTTCCTAAAGAATTCAGATTTTTTAAAAATTAATCACACATTTATCAATTCAAATTTAAGTCAGAGGCTCAAAATAAAGGGCATGGTTCGCGATAGAGCAGAAATGATAGTAACCGCCAGTTTATTGGTCGATTTTGTATTAAAAATACTTCCGGTTGTTGGATTCTATGTATCCTCAAATTCACTTAAAGAGGGATTGATTTATGAAGAAATTCAATTAATTAAGGCAAATGGAAAAGCTATTTAA
- the carA gene encoding glutamine-hydrolyzing carbamoyl-phosphate synthase small subunit yields the protein MTGKDNQKAVLILQDGTIMEGIGIGKKGTTAGEICFNTGMTGYQEIYTDPSYFGQIIINTTAHIGNYGAHKDEVESDSIKFAGLICNEFSEIKSRQSTDIDLDGYLSDSGIVGIANVDTRGLVRHIRSKGAMNCIISSENLALENLKKQLKEVPSMEGLELSSKVSTESTYELGNQKAKYRVAVLDLGIKTNILRQLAERDCYLKVFPFNTSIEEMESFNPHGYFISNGPGDPASTKYAVEIVKLILKKEKPLFGICLGHQILALANGLETFKMHHGHRGLNHPVKNLNTGKSEITSQNHGFNVAPFDEKKFPDVQVTHINLNDQTIEGIRIKNKPAFSVQYHPESSPGPHDSRYLFDDFIQLMKN from the coding sequence ATGACCGGAAAGGATAATCAGAAAGCAGTACTAATTCTTCAGGATGGGACCATTATGGAAGGAATTGGTATTGGGAAAAAGGGCACCACAGCTGGGGAAATATGTTTTAACACCGGAATGACCGGTTATCAGGAAATTTATACAGACCCCTCTTATTTTGGTCAAATAATTATTAATACTACAGCGCATATTGGGAATTATGGTGCTCATAAAGATGAAGTTGAGTCTGATTCAATAAAATTTGCCGGATTGATATGCAATGAGTTTTCAGAAATAAAATCAAGACAAAGTACAGATATAGATCTTGATGGATATTTAAGTGATTCGGGCATAGTGGGTATAGCGAATGTAGATACAAGGGGCCTTGTAAGACATATTCGCTCAAAAGGAGCAATGAATTGTATCATTTCTTCCGAAAACCTGGCTTTAGAAAACTTAAAAAAGCAGCTTAAAGAAGTGCCCTCCATGGAAGGTTTGGAATTATCTTCCAAAGTCTCCACAGAAAGTACTTACGAATTGGGAAACCAAAAAGCCAAATACCGGGTGGCTGTTTTAGATCTGGGTATAAAAACAAATATTCTAAGGCAGTTAGCCGAGCGAGACTGTTATTTAAAAGTTTTTCCATTTAATACATCTATTGAAGAAATGGAAAGCTTTAATCCTCATGGTTATTTTATTTCGAATGGTCCGGGCGATCCTGCCAGCACAAAATACGCTGTGGAAATAGTCAAATTAATACTGAAAAAAGAAAAACCTCTATTTGGAATTTGTTTAGGACATCAAATTCTGGCTTTGGCAAATGGATTAGAAACATTTAAAATGCATCACGGTCATAGAGGTTTAAATCACCCTGTAAAAAATTTAAATACAGGAAAATCTGAGATTACAAGTCAAAATCACGGATTTAATGTTGCACCATTTGATGAAAAAAAATTTCCGGATGTTCAAGTCACACATATAAATTTGAACGACCAAACTATAGAAGGAATCAGAATAAAAAATAAACCGGCCTTTTCAGTTCAATACCACCCTGAATCATCTCCTGGTCCCCATGATTCAAGATATTTATTTGATGATTTTATTCAATTAATGAAAAACTAA